One window from the genome of Candidatus Zixiibacteriota bacterium encodes:
- a CDS encoding HPr family phosphocarrier protein: MVEKKVKVINRLGMHARPSAMFVTHASRFKAEVFIEKDGLKVVGKSIMGVMMLAAEKGAELIISAIGEDEKEAVEELVKLVASGFGELKNL, translated from the coding sequence ATGGTCGAAAAGAAGGTTAAGGTAATCAATAGACTGGGCATGCATGCCCGCCCGTCAGCCATGTTCGTTACTCACGCCAGCCGTTTTAAGGCGGAAGTATTCATCGAAAAGGATGGCCTGAAAGTGGTTGGCAAATCGATCATGGGAGTTATGATGCTGGCGGCCGAAAAAGGTGCCGAATTGATTATTTCTGCGATAGGCGAGGATGAAAAAGAAGCGGTGGAAGAACTGGTCAAACTTGTGGCTTCCGGTTTCGGTGAATTAAAAAATCTATAA
- a CDS encoding aspartate 1-decarboxylase, with protein sequence MLISICKSKIHRATITEANLNYEGSITIDSDLMKAADIVPFEKVQVANITNGERLETYVIEGKAGSGIICLNGAAARKGNIGDLVIIISYGLIDKDKAGPHQPRIVKVDHKNKII encoded by the coding sequence ATGCTTATTTCTATTTGTAAATCGAAAATCCATCGGGCTACCATAACCGAGGCCAATCTCAATTATGAGGGTTCGATAACCATAGATTCGGATCTTATGAAAGCGGCCGATATTGTCCCTTTCGAGAAAGTCCAGGTGGCCAATATTACCAATGGCGAACGACTGGAAACCTATGTTATCGAGGGTAAAGCCGGATCGGGCATTATCTGTCTCAATGGCGCGGCCGCCCGTAAAGGAAATATCGGAGACTTGGTTATTATTATTTCTTATGGTCTGATTGATAAAGACAAAGCCGGCCCCCATCAACCCCGAATCGTCAAAGTCGATCACAAAAATAAAATCATCTGA
- a CDS encoding bifunctional phosphoglucose/phosphomannose isomerase yields MNLDSLDLKKVDPSDMYDRIFRFPEQLEKAAEIGCTIKIELPSFDTIRNIVVAGMGGSAIGGDLVRSFLGPRLKIPFAVCRNYHLPGYVDNDSLVMASSYSGNTEETLSAYQEAVARGARIIAITTGGKLADLAARNNHPIITIPGGFPPRSALGFSVVPILFIMEKLGIIEGVEKDLDELVRGLKNYREIYAVETPKSKNPAKSLAAKLLNRIPLIYTGPDLTEVIGTRWKGQICENAESLAFNNQFPEFNHNELVGFNKIDPYRNHLIALFLRDSDDHERIQKRMSVVKGYLENNGIEVVDVISQGDFPLGRIFSLIQIGDFASFYLAVLNGVDPTPVKAIDFLKQKLVD; encoded by the coding sequence ATGAATCTTGATTCCCTCGATCTCAAAAAGGTCGATCCATCGGATATGTACGACCGAATATTCAGATTTCCCGAACAGCTCGAAAAGGCCGCGGAGATCGGATGCACTATAAAAATAGAACTCCCTTCTTTTGATACCATCCGCAATATTGTCGTGGCCGGTATGGGCGGTTCGGCCATCGGTGGTGATCTGGTACGATCATTTCTCGGTCCACGTCTCAAAATACCTTTTGCCGTCTGCCGCAATTATCATCTGCCCGGCTATGTTGATAACGACAGCCTGGTTATGGCATCGTCCTATTCGGGGAATACCGAGGAAACGCTGTCGGCCTATCAGGAGGCGGTCGCCCGTGGAGCCCGAATAATCGCCATCACCACCGGCGGAAAACTGGCCGATCTGGCCGCCCGCAACAATCACCCGATTATAACCATTCCCGGCGGTTTTCCGCCGCGGTCGGCCCTTGGTTTTTCAGTCGTTCCGATTTTATTCATCATGGAAAAGCTTGGTATAATTGAAGGTGTTGAAAAGGATCTGGATGAATTAGTCAGGGGTTTGAAAAATTACCGGGAAATTTATGCGGTCGAGACTCCGAAATCAAAAAACCCGGCTAAATCTCTGGCGGCCAAATTGCTTAATCGGATTCCCCTTATTTACACCGGCCCCGATTTGACCGAGGTCATCGGCACCCGATGGAAAGGGCAGATTTGCGAAAATGCCGAGTCGCTGGCTTTCAATAATCAGTTCCCCGAATTCAACCATAATGAACTGGTTGGATTCAATAAAATCGATCCTTACCGCAATCACCTGATTGCCCTTTTCCTGCGCGATAGTGATGACCATGAGCGGATTCAGAAGCGGATGTCAGTGGTCAAGGGCTATCTGGAGAATAACGGGATTGAGGTGGTTGATGTCATTTCGCAGGGTGATTTTCCGTTGGGGCGTATTTTTTCATTGATTCAGATCGGGGATTTCGCTTCATTTTATCTGGCTGTTCTCAATGGTGTCGATCCCACACCCGTAAAGGCCATTGATTTCTTAAAACAGAAGCTGGTCGATTAA
- the dprA gene encoding DNA-processing protein DprA, translating into MNSTANDRHEHLIDLITLGEIDGIGVKRMHLLIEALGSASAVLGATIGELSDLPHIGRETASNIHEKQNRKKAVKTAEQISQRGWKYFLYPDTDYPESLKHIPDPPPYLFYAGNYTDRDSNAIAVVGSRSASEEGRIFAESLAADLSGNGITVISGMARGVDTAAHRGALTAGGRTIAVFGCSLDIIYPPEGKKLFYQIIESGCVFSEFLPGTPPDRPHFPRRNRLISGLSQGVVVIEAALRSGALSTAGHALIQNREVFAVPGSPRQQTSMGTNRLIKEGATLLISVEDIYSELPRLKGRVNVTRVENIPDITDTEKKVVGLFDEGPIHIDRISRSLNLAVPELMQILLALELKGIIRELSGKRYILN; encoded by the coding sequence ATGAACTCGACCGCAAATGACAGACATGAACACCTGATTGACCTTATTACCCTGGGTGAAATCGACGGCATCGGCGTCAAACGGATGCACCTGTTGATTGAGGCCCTCGGATCAGCTTCCGCGGTGCTGGGAGCCACTATAGGCGAGCTGTCCGATCTGCCCCATATCGGCCGCGAAACGGCCTCGAATATTCATGAAAAACAAAATCGAAAAAAAGCGGTCAAAACCGCCGAACAAATTTCTCAAAGGGGATGGAAATATTTCCTCTACCCTGACACCGATTATCCCGAATCTCTTAAACATATCCCCGACCCGCCTCCATACCTTTTTTATGCCGGCAATTATACCGACCGGGACTCCAACGCCATTGCGGTGGTCGGCTCTCGCTCGGCCTCGGAGGAGGGCCGTATTTTCGCCGAAAGCCTGGCCGCCGATCTATCCGGTAATGGGATCACAGTGATTTCCGGCATGGCTCGCGGCGTTGATACCGCCGCCCATCGGGGCGCTCTGACAGCGGGAGGGCGAACCATTGCTGTTTTTGGATGTTCTCTGGATATCATTTATCCGCCCGAGGGGAAAAAGCTGTTTTATCAGATAATCGAATCCGGTTGCGTCTTTTCTGAATTCCTGCCGGGAACGCCTCCCGACCGCCCCCATTTCCCCCGCCGTAATCGCCTTATTTCGGGCTTATCACAGGGAGTGGTGGTAATCGAGGCCGCCCTTCGTTCCGGGGCGTTGTCCACAGCTGGTCATGCTCTGATCCAGAATCGCGAGGTGTTTGCCGTCCCCGGCTCGCCCCGCCAGCAGACCAGCATGGGAACCAACCGCCTGATCAAGGAAGGTGCCACCCTGTTGATCTCGGTCGAGGATATTTACTCCGAATTGCCCCGTTTGAAAGGCCGGGTAAATGTGACCAGGGTGGAAAATATCCCGGATATTACCGATACCGAGAAAAAAGTGGTCGGGCTGTTTGATGAGGGACCGATCCATATCGACAGGATTTCCCGCTCGCTGAATCTTGCCGTCCCCGAGTTAATGCAGATTCTGCTGGCCCTGGAATTGAAAGGCATTATCAGGGAGTTATCCGGTAAAAGGTACATTCTAAACTGA
- a CDS encoding NTP transferase domain-containing protein, with protein MTEKKAAVILAAGKGKRMKSDLPKVLHGIKGKPMIRHLMETITDTDWDRIIIVVGHQGDLVIEELRDFNVEFVWQKEQLGTGHAVLMARPNLIDFKGTVLVAAGDVPFLSLDSISGLIKVHHKNGAAATCLSVSFDNPRGYGRIIRRPGTDILLDIVEDKDASEDIKKIREVNSGTFCFDCRSLFDSLEKIGNENAQREYYLTDTIKILQAAGKPCAVYEISDPLEVTGVNSVEQLLALEREFKKD; from the coding sequence ATGACTGAAAAAAAGGCCGCCGTTATTCTTGCCGCCGGCAAGGGTAAAAGAATGAAATCCGATCTGCCCAAAGTTCTCCACGGAATCAAGGGCAAACCGATGATTCGGCATCTGATGGAAACCATCACCGATACCGATTGGGATCGAATTATTATCGTGGTCGGGCACCAGGGGGATCTGGTTATCGAAGAGTTGCGGGATTTCAATGTTGAATTTGTCTGGCAGAAAGAGCAATTGGGGACGGGTCATGCCGTTTTGATGGCCCGACCGAATTTGATCGATTTCAAGGGCACCGTGTTGGTGGCCGCCGGTGATGTCCCTTTTCTTTCACTTGATTCCATCAGCGGTTTAATCAAGGTCCATCATAAAAACGGAGCCGCCGCCACCTGTCTCTCGGTCAGTTTTGATAACCCCAGAGGGTATGGCCGGATTATCCGGCGGCCCGGAACCGATATTCTTCTGGATATTGTCGAGGATAAGGATGCCTCGGAGGATATAAAAAAGATCAGGGAGGTCAATTCCGGAACCTTTTGTTTCGATTGCCGGAGCCTCTTCGACAGCCTGGAGAAAATCGGCAATGAAAACGCCCAGAGAGAATACTACCTGACCGACACCATTAAAATTCTGCAGGCGGCCGGAAAACCCTGCGCCGTCTATGAAATCAGCGATCCACTGGAGGTCACGG
- the folP gene encoding dihydropteroate synthase — MTITKNHHLLELAGRRPLEMNRTLVMGVLNVTPDSFSDGGRYLNPVLAVTRALKMAEEGADIIDIGGESTRPGSEKVTLETELKRTILVIEALRKSSAIPISIDTNKAAVARRALEAGADIINDISALRFDPDMAELAAKTAVPVILMHMLGTPETMQDEPRYSNCIAEIIDFFRERIEFCRKAGIKTERLILDPGIGFGKRLQDNLNILNNLDKFKILGQPLLVGASRKSFISMITGIKSHADKRIGGSLAAICWAIRAGCDIVRVHDVAETVEAIKVLNAIEESI; from the coding sequence ATGACGATCACGAAAAATCACCATCTATTGGAACTGGCCGGACGGCGGCCGCTGGAAATGAATCGAACCCTGGTAATGGGTGTTCTCAATGTCACCCCGGATTCCTTTTCCGATGGCGGTCGTTATCTCAATCCGGTCCTGGCCGTTACTCGGGCCCTGAAAATGGCTGAGGAGGGCGCCGACATTATCGACATCGGCGGCGAATCGACCCGCCCCGGATCCGAAAAAGTCACTCTCGAAACAGAACTGAAGCGAACTATTCTCGTGATCGAAGCCCTTCGAAAATCATCGGCTATCCCGATATCGATCGACACCAACAAGGCCGCCGTGGCTCGTCGAGCCCTTGAAGCCGGGGCCGATATTATCAACGACATCTCGGCTCTTCGTTTCGATCCTGACATGGCCGAACTCGCGGCCAAAACCGCTGTCCCGGTTATATTAATGCATATGCTGGGAACACCGGAGACCATGCAGGATGAGCCCCGCTATTCCAACTGCATTGCCGAAATTATAGATTTCTTCAGGGAACGAATCGAATTTTGCCGAAAGGCCGGGATTAAGACTGAAAGACTGATACTCGATCCGGGGATCGGTTTCGGAAAACGACTTCAGGATAATCTTAACATATTGAATAATCTGGATAAATTCAAAATCCTCGGTCAACCTCTCCTGGTCGGAGCCTCGCGGAAGTCTTTTATATCCATGATTACCGGAATCAAATCCCATGCCGATAAAAGAATAGGTGGTTCACTGGCGGCCATCTGCTGGGCCATAAGGGCGGGATGTGATATTGTCAGGGTTCATGATGTGGCCGAAACCGTTGAGGCAATAAAAGTGTTGAATGCCATCGAAGAATCGATATAA
- the ftsH gene encoding ATP-dependent zinc metalloprotease FtsH → MGFWVIIILAFIFAFSLYSSSGDDVAEISYSEFLHQLENSNIASVTFVERQMEGRLKTETMLSTEKGSDRYTKFKARLPFDDNTFTLVNRLEQAGVIISAKTEGLNYLSILISIAPWFLLIFIWLFFLRQMQGGASGPRGLFSFGKSRAKLLTDERPKVTFDDVAGVDEAKVELHEVIEFLKEPGKFQKLGGKIPKGALLLGPPGSGKTLLARAVAGEAGVPFFSMSGSDFVEMFVGVGASRVRDLFEQGKKNAPCIIFIDEIDAVGRHRGAGLGGGHDEREQTLNQLLVEMDGFESNDGVILIAATNRPDILDPALLRPGRFDRQIVVDAPDIRGREGILKVHTKKIKLDENIKLDILARGTPGLSGADLANLVNEAALLAARNNRDSVTMLDFEEAKDKVMMGAERRSLVIPEEEKKVIAYHEAGHALVAKFLPNADPVHKVTIIPRGMALGLTHYLPVDERHIHTKERLETRLVYAMGGRLAEKIIFDQTSTGAKNDLERATDIAQKMVCQWGMSEKLGPITYGKRDEQIFLGREIAQHRDYSEDTARIIDEEVKKILLHAEKTGYDILTENRDKLDKLARALLEKEVITGEEIDVIIGTAGSAGEPELEPAPRADG, encoded by the coding sequence ATGGGATTCTGGGTGATAATCATCCTGGCCTTCATCTTTGCTTTCAGCCTTTATTCTTCGTCGGGCGATGATGTGGCCGAAATATCTTATTCCGAATTTCTTCATCAGCTGGAAAATAGCAACATCGCTTCCGTTACCTTTGTCGAACGCCAGATGGAAGGTCGTTTAAAAACCGAAACCATGCTGAGCACCGAAAAGGGAAGCGACCGTTACACCAAATTTAAAGCCCGTTTGCCCTTCGACGATAACACTTTCACTCTCGTTAATCGCCTGGAACAGGCGGGGGTTATTATTTCCGCCAAAACCGAAGGACTCAACTATCTTTCCATCCTGATTTCAATCGCCCCCTGGTTTCTTTTGATCTTCATCTGGCTCTTTTTCCTCCGACAAATGCAGGGTGGTGCCTCCGGTCCCCGGGGTCTTTTTTCTTTCGGCAAAAGCCGCGCCAAACTGCTGACTGATGAACGTCCCAAGGTTACCTTCGATGACGTTGCCGGAGTCGATGAGGCCAAAGTCGAACTGCATGAAGTTATCGAATTTTTAAAAGAACCCGGCAAATTTCAGAAACTCGGCGGGAAAATCCCCAAGGGTGCCCTTCTCCTGGGTCCTCCCGGATCGGGTAAAACCCTTCTGGCCCGGGCCGTGGCCGGTGAGGCCGGAGTGCCGTTTTTTTCCATGTCCGGTTCCGATTTTGTCGAAATGTTTGTCGGGGTCGGCGCCAGCCGGGTCCGTGACCTTTTTGAACAGGGCAAAAAGAACGCTCCATGTATTATTTTTATCGATGAAATAGATGCTGTCGGGCGTCACCGCGGCGCCGGTCTGGGCGGCGGGCATGATGAACGCGAACAGACTTTAAACCAGCTCCTGGTCGAAATGGATGGTTTTGAATCCAATGACGGAGTCATTCTGATTGCCGCCACCAACCGTCCCGATATTCTCGATCCCGCCCTGCTTCGGCCGGGCCGATTCGACCGCCAGATTGTGGTCGATGCCCCTGATATTCGCGGCCGCGAGGGAATCCTGAAAGTTCATACAAAAAAAATTAAACTCGATGAGAATATCAAGCTCGATATCCTTGCCCGCGGAACGCCGGGATTATCCGGCGCGGATCTGGCCAATCTGGTCAACGAAGCGGCTCTGCTGGCCGCCAGGAATAACCGCGACTCGGTCACCATGCTGGATTTCGAGGAGGCCAAGGACAAGGTTATGATGGGCGCCGAACGCCGTTCCCTGGTCATTCCCGAGGAAGAGAAAAAGGTGATTGCATACCATGAAGCGGGCCATGCCCTGGTCGCCAAATTCCTGCCCAATGCCGACCCGGTCCATAAAGTGACTATTATTCCACGAGGGATGGCGCTTGGACTGACACATTATTTGCCGGTCGATGAACGACATATCCATACCAAGGAAAGGCTGGAAACCAGGCTGGTGTACGCCATGGGCGGACGGCTGGCTGAGAAAATCATCTTTGATCAAACCTCCACCGGCGCCAAAAACGATCTCGAGCGGGCAACCGATATTGCCCAGAAGATGGTCTGCCAATGGGGGATGTCGGAAAAACTCGGACCCATTACCTATGGTAAACGTGATGAACAGATTTTCCTCGGGCGCGAAATCGCCCAGCATCGCGATTATTCCGAGGATACCGCCCGGATAATCGATGAAGAAGTCAAAAAGATTCTGCTTCACGCCGAAAAAACCGGATATGATATCCTGACCGAAAACCGAGACAAACTCGATAAACTGGCCCGCGCCCTTCTCGAAAAGGAAGTCATCACCGGCGAGGAAATCGATGTCATCATCGGAACCGCCGGCTCAGCCGGTGAACCGGAACTGGAACCGGCGCCCAGAGCTGATGGATAA
- the obgE gene encoding GTPase ObgE produces the protein MFIDYVEITVEAGHGGPGCISFHREKYVQKGGPDGGDGGRGGDVIFKVDSNLATLLDFRYKKKYKAENGQPGEGNLRTGKSGESTVVAIPKGTVVKNLGSNSILADLSEDNAEIVIARGGRGGHGNDHFKSPTNQTPRRAENGQPGESLTLSLELKLLADVGLVGLPNAGKSTILARFSAARPRIADYPFTTLVPNLGIVKLREFKSFVMADIPGIIEGASEGKGLGIQFLKHIQRTRLLIYLIDIFADPVEETLAILKKELGDFDKNLLSRPYLVVLNKVDLLDKEQLKMISDRANPDYIMLSAVTGYGSKELLNRIENELDRK, from the coding sequence GTGTTTATAGACTACGTGGAAATTACTGTTGAGGCCGGCCACGGCGGACCGGGATGTATATCTTTCCACCGGGAGAAATATGTCCAGAAAGGCGGGCCCGACGGAGGTGATGGCGGGCGCGGCGGCGATGTAATCTTCAAAGTCGATTCCAACCTGGCCACCTTGCTCGATTTCCGTTATAAGAAAAAATACAAAGCCGAAAACGGTCAGCCAGGCGAGGGTAACCTTCGAACTGGGAAATCCGGTGAATCCACGGTCGTTGCCATTCCCAAAGGAACCGTGGTTAAAAACCTCGGCTCCAACAGCATCCTGGCCGATCTGAGTGAGGATAACGCCGAAATTGTTATCGCCCGGGGAGGACGGGGTGGACACGGCAATGACCATTTTAAATCACCAACCAATCAGACTCCCCGCCGGGCCGAAAATGGCCAGCCCGGTGAATCTCTCACCCTCTCGCTGGAATTGAAACTGCTGGCCGATGTCGGTCTGGTGGGTTTGCCGAATGCCGGCAAATCGACTATTCTGGCCAGATTCTCAGCGGCCAGACCCAGAATCGCCGATTACCCTTTCACCACCCTGGTTCCCAATCTGGGTATTGTCAAATTGCGCGAATTCAAATCCTTTGTCATGGCCGATATTCCCGGTATCATCGAAGGCGCCTCAGAGGGAAAAGGCCTGGGCATTCAATTTCTCAAACATATCCAGAGAACCCGATTGCTGATCTACCTGATTGATATCTTTGCCGACCCGGTCGAGGAAACCCTGGCAATATTGAAAAAAGAACTGGGTGATTTTGATAAAAATCTCCTGAGTCGCCCGTATCTGGTGGTATTGAATAAAGTCGATCTTCTCGATAAAGAACAATTAAAAATGATTTCGGACCGGGCAAATCCGGATTATATTATGCTTTCGGCGGTAACCGGATATGGCTCAAAGGAATTGCTGAATAGAATCGAAAATGAACTCGACCGCAAATGA
- the cdaA gene encoding diadenylate cyclase CdaA — MELFRIEFLSFRLIDLIDILIVSLIIYRLLALMKGTRAAQMVTGLVLLFIVAFISFWFQLEGLSWLFSNLATVGIIVLVIVFQPELRSMLAQMGHSRLFQYFVRVEERKSVKELTRAAIRLSELRYGGLIVIEKTVGLRNFIETGKRMNAELSSEMIITLFTPYTPLHDGAVIVAGEIISAAACTLPLTQNPRYRKLYGMRHKAAIGITEVSDAVAIVVSEETADISITYKGYMEKGINRDNFGLRLAEYLKK; from the coding sequence ATGGAACTTTTTCGCATTGAATTCCTTTCTTTCAGACTGATTGACCTGATCGATATCCTGATCGTCTCACTTATCATTTACCGTCTGCTGGCGCTGATGAAAGGAACCCGGGCGGCCCAAATGGTCACCGGGCTGGTTCTGCTGTTTATTGTCGCTTTCATTTCTTTCTGGTTCCAGCTCGAGGGTTTATCCTGGCTGTTCTCCAACCTGGCCACCGTCGGTATAATCGTCCTGGTCATTGTCTTTCAGCCGGAATTGAGATCGATGCTGGCTCAGATGGGTCATTCCCGGCTGTTTCAATATTTTGTCAGGGTTGAAGAACGTAAGTCGGTCAAAGAACTCACCCGGGCCGCCATCCGTCTCTCCGAACTGCGCTACGGTGGATTGATCGTGATTGAAAAGACGGTCGGTCTTAGAAATTTTATCGAGACCGGGAAAAGAATGAATGCCGAATTATCGTCGGAGATGATTATTACCCTTTTTACGCCCTATACGCCTCTTCATGATGGAGCCGTCATTGTCGCCGGCGAAATAATTTCTGCCGCGGCCTGCACTCTCCCCTTGACTCAGAATCCGCGGTACCGCAAATTGTACGGGATGCGTCATAAGGCGGCGATCGGAATTACCGAGGTCTCCGACGCCGTCGCAATCGTTGTCTCCGAAGAAACCGCCGATATTTCCATAACCTATAAAGGCTATATGGAAAAGGGCATCAACCGGGATAATTTCGGTCTCCGGCTGGCTGAATATCTGAAAAAATAG
- the folE gene encoding GTP cyclohydrolase I FolE, whose translation MMDKEKITKGVRLILEGIGEDPDREGLTRTPERIYEFYREVFSGIKAKPEKALKLYTSPNKDELIIIRDIAFYSICEHHLLPFFGKVHIAYIPQQNKITGFSNLVKIVEMTSHRPTIQERMTTDIAETIYSVLSAKGVLVIIEAEHLCLTMTGVKKPGSKTVTSAVRGLLRKDATRAEAMSLIKQ comes from the coding sequence CTGATGGATAAAGAAAAAATCACAAAGGGAGTCCGGCTGATTCTCGAGGGAATCGGTGAGGATCCCGACCGGGAGGGATTGACTCGTACCCCGGAACGGATTTACGAATTTTATCGCGAAGTTTTCAGCGGCATTAAAGCCAAACCCGAAAAAGCCCTGAAGCTGTACACCTCCCCCAACAAGGATGAACTGATTATAATTCGGGATATTGCCTTCTATTCCATTTGCGAACATCATCTTCTGCCATTCTTCGGCAAAGTCCATATTGCCTATATTCCTCAACAAAACAAGATTACCGGTTTTTCCAACCTGGTTAAAATCGTGGAAATGACATCCCACCGTCCGACTATCCAGGAACGGATGACGACCGACATCGCCGAGACAATTTACAGTGTCCTCAGCGCCAAAGGCGTTCTTGTGATTATTGAGGCCGAACATCTCTGTTTGACCATGACCGGGGTCAAGAAACCCGGTTCCAAAACGGTTACCTCCGCCGTCCGAGGTCTGCTTCGCAAAGATGCGACCCGGGCCGAAGCCATGTCCCTGATCAAGCAATAA
- the ptsP gene encoding phosphoenolpyruvate--protein phosphotransferase, with product MAIKEKESTFKGIPAAPGVTFGEARVVYSLEQTVEERVIGRDEVDSEIARLDDAVSESVAELETLKKSATEKIGGPVAKIFESQLLIASDHEFLKSVKDRIRRHLKSAEYIYSLMVERTTSPLRASGDPYMRQMVVDIESVSNRIIRRLTGQVVQHIGQAMQGTIFIGKLFTPAEVMGLYERKVNAIVTSEGGANSHMALIARSLLIPTVVGIPDIHLKVRTGDRLIVDGDKGLVTIHPTSSTWNRLRKKSPKLTALQVLKLDELPYFPPKTADNIEIDVAANIDLPGPLDEILAERRVGVGLYRTEFIYLHNGKFPPEDRQFEIYDQVARRYYPQPVVIRTFDLGSDKYYKSVNNRKENNPALGWRGIRAAFDMPKVFKNQIKAILRASARGNVKMLLPMIADVEELDRASRIIKRCMMELSKIGQSYNRNIEIGIMIEVPSAALAADILAQKTSFFSIGSNDLTQYTLAADRDNQKLDQIFNPLHPAVLKMIRLTIEAARKHNIPVTVCGEMSGHIPTIPLLLGMGVNQLSMNPSRLYRACKIIPKIKYSDTVELANKVIGMHKLKDIEAVLYQYADSLE from the coding sequence ATGGCAATAAAAGAAAAAGAATCGACCTTTAAAGGTATCCCGGCCGCTCCCGGAGTCACTTTCGGCGAGGCCCGGGTGGTTTATAGCCTGGAACAAACGGTCGAGGAACGTGTCATCGGACGCGATGAAGTCGATAGTGAAATCGCCCGGCTTGATGATGCCGTTTCCGAATCGGTGGCTGAACTGGAAACTCTGAAAAAATCGGCAACCGAAAAAATCGGCGGCCCGGTGGCGAAAATTTTTGAAAGCCAATTGCTGATCGCCTCCGATCATGAATTTCTCAAGAGCGTCAAAGACCGTATCCGAAGACACCTGAAAAGCGCCGAATATATATACAGTCTCATGGTGGAGCGAACCACATCCCCGCTGAGAGCCTCCGGTGATCCTTACATGCGCCAGATGGTCGTCGATATCGAATCTGTCTCCAATCGGATTATCCGCCGCTTGACCGGTCAGGTGGTTCAGCATATCGGCCAGGCCATGCAGGGGACTATTTTTATCGGCAAACTTTTCACGCCGGCCGAGGTCATGGGTCTGTACGAACGCAAAGTCAATGCCATTGTGACTTCCGAAGGTGGCGCTAATTCCCATATGGCTTTGATTGCCCGCTCCCTTCTGATTCCGACCGTGGTCGGAATCCCGGATATTCATCTCAAGGTCCGAACCGGCGACAGGTTGATAGTTGACGGGGATAAAGGCCTGGTAACTATCCACCCAACGTCTTCGACCTGGAATCGTCTGCGGAAGAAATCCCCCAAATTGACCGCCCTCCAGGTCTTAAAACTGGATGAATTACCATATTTCCCCCCAAAAACGGCCGATAATATCGAAATCGATGTGGCCGCCAATATCGACCTGCCCGGACCACTCGATGAAATCCTGGCGGAACGCCGCGTCGGTGTCGGGCTGTATCGGACCGAATTTATATATTTGCATAATGGCAAATTCCCGCCTGAAGACCGGCAGTTTGAAATATATGACCAGGTCGCCCGCCGCTATTACCCCCAGCCGGTGGTTATCCGAACCTTCGATCTGGGCTCGGACAAATATTATAAATCGGTCAACAACCGGAAGGAAAACAATCCGGCCCTGGGATGGCGCGGTATAAGAGCCGCCTTTGATATGCCCAAAGTTTTCAAAAACCAGATTAAGGCCATTCTTCGGGCTTCAGCCCGGGGCAATGTTAAAATGCTGTTGCCGATGATTGCCGATGTCGAGGAATTGGATCGCGCTTCAAGAATCATCAAACGCTGTATGATGGAATTGAGCAAAATCGGGCAATCATATAACCGGAATATCGAGATCGGTATTATGATTGAGGTTCCCTCGGCCGCTCTTGCCGCCGACATTCTGGCTCAGAAAACATCATTTTTCTCTATCGGCTCCAACGATCTGACCCAGTACACCCTGGCCGCCGACCGGGATAACCAGAAACTCGACCAGATCTTCAACCCCCTCCACCCGGCTGTCCTGAAAATGATTCGGTTGACCATCGAGGCCGCCCGCAAACACAATATCCCCGTCACCGTTTGCGGAGAGATGTCCGGGCATATCCCGACCATCCCGCTTCTTCTGGGCATGGGTGTCAACCAGCTCTCCATGAATCCGTCGCGCCTCTATCGGGCCTGTAAAATAATCCCCAAAATAAAATATTCCGATACCGTAGAACTTGCCAATAAAGTTATCGGTATGCACAAACTTAAAGATATCGAGGCGGTTTTGTATCAGTACGCCGACTCACTGGAGTGA